In one window of Mytilus galloprovincialis chromosome 6, xbMytGall1.hap1.1, whole genome shotgun sequence DNA:
- the LOC143078515 gene encoding uncharacterized protein LOC143078515: MWKRSLLDVKVKRGADVGSDHHSTTADIKLKLRANGKNTRSWKQFDIEKLKESNVRKEYTTLIRNRFRILENLNDEDDTETTDDKWGEISEIFTKCAEESIGFKQKQKHKDWITPRTWDNIIIRRETKKKLNEAKSQRLKERYQLEHSQIHRNVNRMVRNDKRANMDSLAEKAEEAANKGEKGNLYKITKIICGKNTASSNIHVKDKLGNLLTSENEQEQRWTEHFSELLNRPTPTELPIIAENNNELEISIEPPEMNEIIPAIKSIRNGKSPGNDNLNAELFKLEPVIDWIMRQTTANTPRDIRWGTFTTLENLDFADDLAFI; encoded by the exons ATGTGGAAACGATCCCTGTTGGATGTTAAAGTCAAGAGAGGAGCTGATGTTGGAAGTGATCACCATTCGACAACAGCTGACATTAAACTCAAACTCAGGGCTAATGGAAAGAACACAAGATCTTGGAAGCAGTTTGACATTGAAAAGTTGAAAGAAAGCAACGTAAGAAAAGAATATACAACCTTGATAAGAAATAGATTCAGAATTTTAGAAAACTTAAATGATGAAGATGACACAGAAACAACTGATGATAAATGGGGGGAAATTTCTGAGATATTTACTAAATGTGCAGAAGAGTCTATTGGatttaaacaaaaacagaaacataaAGATTGGATTACACCTAGAACATGGGACAATATTATTATTAGAAGAGAAACAAAGAAAAAGTTGAACGAGGCAAAATCACAACGTCTTAAAGAAAGATACCAACTTGAACATAGCCAAATACACAGAAATGTGAATAGAATGGTGCGTAACGACAAGAGAGCCAACATGGATAGTCTAGCTGAAAAGGCAGAAGAAGCAGCTAACAAAGGCGAGAAAGGCAACTtatataaaataaccaaaattatttgTGGCAAAAACACAGCATCGTCTAATATTCATGTTAAAGACAAGCTAGGGAATTTATTAACATCCGAAAATGAACAAGAACAAAGATGGACAGAACATTTCAGTGAGCTACTAAATAGACCAACTCCAACAGAACTCCCTATTATTGCAGAAAATAACAACGAACTAGAAATCAGCATAGAACCACCTGAAATGAATGAGATAATACCTGCAATTAAAAGTATAAGAAATGGAAAATCACCTGGAAACGATAATCTGAATGCTGAACTGTTTAAATTAGAACCAG TCATTGACTGGATAATGAGACAAACAACAGCTAATACACCAAGAGACATAAGATGGGGCACTTTCACCACTTTGGAAAACCTAGATTTTGCTGATGACTTAGCATTTATCTAA